The Magnetospirillum sp. XM-1 genomic interval GCGCTAAGGCAGAGGGGCAAATATGAATCCTTAGGCCATTGAGCGTCGCGTTTGACGCTCAATGGTCTAAGGAATGGCGTAGGTGGCCGTCACGTGGGCCACCAGCTCGTCGCTGCCCGCCGCGATCAGCTCCACCGCGCCCATGGCGAGGCGGCGGCCCAGCTTCAGCAAGGTGGCCTCGGCGATGATGTCGCAGCGTTCGGCCTTGCGCAGGAAGCTGATGTTGAGATTGCTGGTCACCGCCATCTCCTGCTGGCCGATGGCCGACAGCACCGCGGCGTAGAGCCCCACGTCGGCCAGGGTCATCAGGGCCGGGCCGCACACCACGTCCACGGGACGGGTGAGATGGGGGCCGAACGGCATGATCAGGCGCGCGCTGCCCTTGCCGATGCTTTCGGCCCGGATGGCCAGATCGCGGGCCATGGGCAGCTTTTCCATCAGAAGAGCGTTGAACTGTTCGGCGGAGATGGCGGACATCGGACCTCCCGGGTAAACTGGTCCGACCATTGTGCCCGTCGGCTCTGGCGACCGCAACGGGCATGGGATAACCC includes:
- a CDS encoding PaaI family thioesterase; amino-acid sequence: MSAISAEQFNALLMEKLPMARDLAIRAESIGKGSARLIMPFGPHLTRPVDVVCGPALMTLADVGLYAAVLSAIGQQEMAVTSNLNISFLRKAERCDIIAEATLLKLGRRLAMGAVELIAAGSDELVAHVTATYAIP